TTGCAGTCGATGACGGTGGCAAGGCCAATGTGGAAGCCTTCTACAAACAGCACGATCTGACTCATCTGAAGGTGATCGTCGACCCCGACCAACAGGTTGGTTATTTCTATGCCGCCAATCCGGGACGTGGGATTTTCCCGCTCTATGCTCTACCGATCACTTATGTCATCGATCCGGGCGGTTTGATTGTCGGATATATACCGGGTGCGGCGCCTTGGGATTCTCCGAGTGCAATGACTTTGATCTCTTATTTGGCGTCGCACTAACAAGCTTCGACAGAATGCTTCGACGTTGCTTTGGTCTGCTTTGTTGGGTCGATGCAGGATTTTCCAGGATTTTCCGGGAGTCCGGGACGGAGTCATCCCGCCGCGAGCAGTTCTGGTCACCTGATAAAGCTGTAGATCCAAGGACTTATTTCCCGTGTTCGTAACTGGGGCAAAACTCCGGGCAATTTTGTTTCAAGCTTGGGGGGCGCGAGCTCTGAGTAGATCCGGCAGGTAGGGAACGGCGGCCTGATCGGGGACGTGGAGACGATCGCCGAGGTAATCCCAGAACGAGCAGCCGAGCTTGGCGGCGGTGCGCATGAGGCCGAGAAAGGCGTCGCGGCAGTCGCGGCCGAGGGTCACCTGGGTGCCACCGCTGATCTTGCGCCTTGTGACGTGCAGGCGGATGTCGCGCTCGGAGCCGTTGGTATGGAGCGGGATCTCCGGGCGGTCGAGCACGGCCAGCAGTTCCGCCTTGTTGGCGTGCAGGCGCGCAAGCAGGCGGTCGAGGGTGGCGAAGCCGGTGCGCCTTCGGAAGATGCGATCGAAGCGGGCGCGCAGCTCGCTTCGTCGCCGCGGACTGGGATCGGCACAGTAGGCCTTGAGGTCGCTGTAGTACCACCAGATCAAATTGCGGATATGCGCCTGCGCGGCTCTATGCCAGTCGGTGAAGGTGTCGAGCCTGTGCACCAGCCGCTCAGCATGCACCCAGCACAGCGCGTGTCTGCCGACCACGAACTGGCCGGCATCGTCGCTGACGATAACGGTGTCGTGCAGGAACCCATGGGCCCGGACGCTGCCCCAGAGCGCGCCTTCGGTGGCGATCCGGACCGGGTCGGGATGGATCTTGAGCGCGCTGATGCCGAGCCGGTCCAGATGCGCCTGCCAGGCTCCACGATCGGTGAACGCCTTCTCCGTGGCGTCGGCGAGAGCGCGGATCACCGGGCCGGCGAGCGCGCGCCCGCGCATGTAATCAAGCGCCATGTCGTTGACGACATAATCGGTGTACCCGGCGCGCAGCAGGTCGAGGAAGTTCAGCCGGCTCTTGCTCTCCCTCGTGCCGAACCAAGCGAAATCGTCATTGCCGATATGGGTACAGAACCCGTTCAGGCCGGCATGCCGCGCGCCGGTGTCGTCCACAGTCACCCAGGCCGCCGTCGCAAGCCCCGCCCGCAGGACGTCGCGGTTCTCCGCAAGGAAACCGTCCTGCCCCTCGATCAGCAGCCGCATCACCTGCCGCTTCGAAATCGCCACCCCAAAGGCCCGCAACTGCGCGGTCAACCGCTCCACCGTCACCTGGCCCTGGTGATGCAGCATCAGTGCGAAACGTCGTAGTTCCGCGCCGAAATGGCCCACCACCCCCGCCGGCAGCGGCGCGAGGATCGTCCATCCCTCCGGCGTCACCCAGCGTTCCCGCCGGTAGTGGATCGCTCGCGCCCGCAGAACCAGATCCTGAACCAGAAAACTCTCATACCCCTTGAAGCGCGAGCCCGCCGGTGCATCCGCTGCGATGGTCCGTTCCTCGATGTCGATCCGGGGCGTGAATTTGCCGCGCCCTTGGTCCCGTCGCCCTTGCGGCGATGTCCCGCGCTCCATCCCGCTCGGCCGGCTCGGCGGCTTGATGTCGGGAGGGCCCTTCAGCCCCTTCAGACGCGCGATCTCCTCGCGCAACGCCGCAATCTGACGCTTCTGCTCCGCGTTCTCCGCCAGCAGCTGAAGCACCAGATGCTTCAGCTCACTCGCAGGCAGATCGTCAAAGTCGGACGGCTCGGTCACCCGAAGTTTGAATCAGCCAGAACCGTGACCGTGCAAGCAAAAAATCATCCCCCGCCCAGGATTTTGCCCCGGTTACCCGTGTTCTGGCCCAAGGAGAAGCCATAGCCCGGCCAGGAAGCCCACGACATAAGCGCTCACGCCCGCGATGCCAAAATTCCAGCGGGGCGCCAAAATCACTATACCCATCGAGATGGCCATCAGAACCAAACCGGATCCGGCGCGACGGCCACGCGCAAGCGGGATGATACCGATCAGTCCCCCGAGGCCAAGCGCAAGAACGAATAGGTGGGTCAGAAGACCGGCCAGTTGGAACGAGTTCAACATCTATCGAGGAGCGGTTTCGATGGCTGAGATCACGGCTTATCAGACTGCGGTGACTTGGACGTCAATCTGACCTCGTGA
This genomic interval from Acidiphilium multivorum AIU301 contains the following:
- a CDS encoding TlpA disulfide reductase family protein; amino-acid sequence: MPLLDRLQAKLKGTKATILPIAVDDGGKANVEAFYKQHDLTHLKVIVDPDQQVGYFYAANPGRGIFPLYALPITYVIDPGGLIVGYIPGAAPWDSPSAMTLISYLASH
- a CDS encoding IS66 family transposase; this translates as MTEPSDFDDLPASELKHLVLQLLAENAEQKRQIAALREEIARLKGLKGPPDIKPPSRPSGMERGTSPQGRRDQGRGKFTPRIDIEERTIAADAPAGSRFKGYESFLVQDLVLRARAIHYRRERWVTPEGWTILAPLPAGVVGHFGAELRRFALMLHHQGQVTVERLTAQLRAFGVAISKRQVMRLLIEGQDGFLAENRDVLRAGLATAAWVTVDDTGARHAGLNGFCTHIGNDDFAWFGTRESKSRLNFLDLLRAGYTDYVVNDMALDYMRGRALAGPVIRALADATEKAFTDRGAWQAHLDRLGISALKIHPDPVRIATEGALWGSVRAHGFLHDTVIVSDDAGQFVVGRHALCWVHAERLVHRLDTFTDWHRAAQAHIRNLIWWYYSDLKAYCADPSPRRRSELRARFDRIFRRRTGFATLDRLLARLHANKAELLAVLDRPEIPLHTNGSERDIRLHVTRRKISGGTQVTLGRDCRDAFLGLMRTAAKLGCSFWDYLGDRLHVPDQAAVPYLPDLLRARAPQA